The DNA region TGTTCGGCGCTGAGCCCGGCCAGCGAGCCGCGCACCTGCTCCACGCAGTACTCGACGTGTCCGCCGGCTTCCCGGATCTCCAGGTGTTCGCCGACGCAGATGATCGGGGTCAGGCCGTGCTTCAGTGCCGCGGCCGCCTTCTTGGCGACCAGGGCGTCGTCCTCACCGTGGTAGCTTCGCCGCTCGGAGTGGCCCACGACGACGTAGGTGCAGCCCAGCTTGGCCAGGAAGGCCCCGCTGACCTCACCGGTGTAGGCACCCGAGTCGTGCTGGGAGATGTCCTGCGCACCGAAGGTCAGCCGCAGCTTGTCCCCGTCGACCAGGGTCTGCACGCTGCGCAGGTCGGTGAACGGCGGCAGCACCGTCACATCGACGTGGTCGAAGTACTTGTCCGGCAGCGCGAACGCCACCTTCTGCACCAGCGCGATGGCCTCGAAGTGGTTGAGGTTCATCTTCCAGTTGCCGGCGATCAACGGCTTGCGACTCATCGCGCCCCTCCGTCTTCCAGGACCTGCAGGCCCGGCAGTGCTTTGCCTTCAAGGTATTCCAGCGACGCCCCGCCACCGGTGGAGATGTGCGAGAAGCCGTCCTCGGGCAGCCCCAGTGCCCGGACCGCGGCGGCCGAATCGCCGCCGCCGACCACGCTGAAGGCGCCCTTGGTGGTGGCCGCCGCGATGGCCTCGGCCACTCCGCGGGTACCGGCCGCGAACGCCGGGAACTCGAACACGCCCATCGGGCCGTTCCAGAAGATGGTCTTGGCGTTGCCCAGCAGCGCGGCGAACCGCTCCACCGAACCCGGGCCGACGTCCAAGCCCATCTTGCCCTCGGGAATGGCGTCGGCCGCGACCAGCTCGCCGGTGGCCGCGGCGTCGAACTTGTCGGCGACGACGATGTCCACCGGAAGCCGCAGCACGTCGCCGTACTCGTCGAGCAACTGCCGGCAGGTGTCCACCATGTCGGCCTCCAGCAGCGAGGTGCCGACCGGCAAGCCCTGGGCGGCTAGGAAGGTGAAGCACATGCCGCCGCCGATCACGATGGAGTCGGCCTTGGTCGCCAGCGACTTGATCACGCCGAGCTTGTCGGAGACCTTCGACCCGCCCAGCACCACGGCGTAGGGCCGCTCGCTGGACTCGGTCAGTTGCGCCAGCACCTTGATCTCGGCGTCGACCAGAGTGCCGGCGTACGACGGCAGCAGGGTGGCCACGTCGTAGACCGAGGCCTGCTTGCGGTGCACCACCCCGAACCCGTCGGAGACGAACGCCCCCGGGGTGCCGTCCGGTGCGGCGACCAGCTCGGCCAGTGCCCGGGCCAGCGCGAGGCGCTCGCCGTCGTCCTTGCTGGTCTCGCGCGGGTCGAAGCGGATGTTCTCCAGCAGCAGCACGTCGCCGTCGGTCAGGCCTTCGGCGCGGGCCAGGGCGTCGGTGCCGACCACGTCACCGGCGAGCTGGACATGGCGGCCCAGCTGCTCGCCGAGCGCGGCCGCGACCGGCGCCAGTGACAGCTTGGGGTCCGGGCCGTCCTTGGGGCGGCCCAGGTGCGCGGTCACCACGACCTTGGCGCCGGCCTCCACCAGTGCCCGCAGCGTGGGCACCGAGGCGGTGATCCGGCCCGCGTCGGTGATCTTGCCGTCGTCGAGGGGGACGTTGAGGTCGGAGCGCACCAGCACGCCCCGACCTGCAACACCCTCGGCGATCAGGTCTTGGACTGACTTGACTGCCACGATCGCGGTTAGAGCGACTTGCCGACGAGGGCGATCAGGTCGACCAGCCGGTTGGAGTAGCCCCACTCGTTGTCGTACCAGGAGACGACCTTGGCCTGGTTGTCGATGACCTTGGTCAGGCCCGAGTCGTACAGCGACGAGTGCGGGTCGGTGACGATGTCGGACGAGACGATCGGGGCGTCGTAGTACTTCAGGATGCCCTTCATCGGGCCTTCGGCGGCGGCCTTCATGGCGGCGTTGATGTCTTCGACCGACGCCGACTTGGCGAGCTCGGCGGTCAGGTCGGTGACCGAACCGGTGGGGATCGGCACCCGCAGGGCGTAGCCGTCCAGCTTGCCCTTCAGCTCGGGCAGCACCAGGCCGATGGCCTTGGCGGCGCCGGTGCCGGTGGGCACGATGTTGACCGCGGCGGCGCGGGCGCGACGCAGGTCGGAGTGCGGGCCGTCCTGCAGGTTCTGGTCCTGGGTGTAGGCGTGGATGGTGGTCATCAGGCCCTTGACGATGCCGAACTCGTCGTTGAGCACCTTGGCCAGCGGGCCGAGGCAGTTCGTGGTGCACGAGGCGTTGGAGATGATGTTCTGGCTGCCGTCGTACTTGTCGTCGTTGACGCCGAGCACGATGGTGATGTCCTCGTCGGTGGCCGGCGCGGAGATGATGACCTTCTTGGCGCCGGCGTCCAGGTGGCCCTTGGCCTTGGCGGCGTTGGTGAAGATACCGGTGGACTCGACGACGACGTCGACACCCAGGTCACCCCAGGGCAGCGCGGCGGGGCCTTCCTTGACTTCGAGGGCCTTGATCTTGGTGTTGCCGACGACGATGGTGTCGTCGCCTTCGAGGCTGACGTCGTGGGGCAGCCGGCCCAGGATGGAGTCGAACTTCAGCAGGTGCGCCAGACTGGCGTTGTCGGTCAGGTCGTTGACCGCGACGATCTCGATGTCGGTGTTGGCACCCTGCGCCTTCTGCGCGTCCAATGCCCTGAAGAAGTTGCGCCCGATGCGACCGAAGCCGTTCACGCCTACCCGGACCGTCACTGGTCTCTCCTCTGTGTTGCTCAATCAGCTGGTGTATTCGGCCGTCAGCCTAGCGGGGATTGCGAACGCGGCGAAGCCGGGTGAAGCAGATCCCCGCCAATCAAACTAATGCGTGATGCGGCCCACAGGCCCCTCGGTACGGCGTACCGGCAACTCATCGCCGGGTTCGGGCCACGGCTGACGGCTGAGCAGGTCGGCCACCGCCACATAACCGGCTTCGATCAGCCCGGATTTGGCATCGACGATCCGGTAGGCCTGCTCTCGGCGATGGATGGGCTGGCCTTCCAGCACGATCACCCGCAGGTCGCCGTCGGCGAATCGGCAGCGGCGCTGTACCGCGGCCAGTAGTTGCTCGTTGTGTAGGTGGCCTTCGCCGAAGTTCCAGCCGATCAGCGGGCCGGCGATGATCTCGCCGTCGCGGACGTTGTAGTCGGCGATGTCGTCGACCGCTCGGGGCAGCAGACCGTTGAGGGCCCGGCCCTGTAGGTGCATAGCGCGGAACGCGCCGGGAACCTTGTCGGCGACGATGTCGGCGGTGGACTGGTCGTAGAACTTCGCCAGCTGGCTGATGACCAACGCCGAGCTCTTGACGACGCGGTCCTCCACGATCTCCTCGGTTCCGGTCCGGAAGCACCAGAAACTGGCCGCCCAGTTACCGGCGTAGTACCGCATCGCCGGGAGGAAGGAGATCTGTTTCGGGAACATGTTTCCGGCGACCGGTATGACGAGCAGCCCGACGAACAGGATCGCCGCCAGCAGCGGGGAGCGCAGGTCGTAGACGCTGATCTCGGGGTGCCGGCCGAACAGGAAGAACAGGGAGAACAGAAAGAACACGTTCCATTCCAGCGGCACGCCCATCGGGAGGTTGGACAAGATGTTGAGGTGGAAGATCACCATGAATGCGATCAGGAACCACCGCCACGGGTGATCTCCGGCGACCAGGACCAGCAGCGCCGGAACCACGAATTCGGCGGTGGTACCGCCGACGTGCGCCATCAGCTGCGGGATCCGGGTGGGGCGCAGGTCGTTGACATGGTCCCGGTACATCAGGTGCTTGATGCCGAGGAAGATTTTCGAGCGCAGTAGGGCGTTGTTGCTGGTCATCACCGCGACCACATAGGGAAAGTGGTGGTTGAGTTTGGATGTGGCGGCGCCCCACCACAATCCGAGCAGGATCAGCTTGAACGCGGCCATCTGGTCGACGTAGGGAAAGAAGAAGACGAGCAGGGTCAGCCCGTAGTGTTCGGCACGGGCGGCCAGAAAGATCGTCTTGTCCCGCAGTCCCAGCAGGGCCAGGGCGACGATCATCGGCGCGACCAGCATCGGGTCGAGCAGGCCGGCCGGACCCGGATCGCCCTGTCCCGATGACAATAACGCCCGGCAGCCGGTGCCCAGCACCGCGGCATACAGCGCGACGTCGATGACGGTCCGGGTGTCCCCGCCGGTCAACGGAACCTTGCCCGGCCACGGCGGCAATCGGATCGTGTTGGGCCGCAACCAATACAACACGCCGCCGATGGGTGGCCAGAACCGGGCGGTCAGCGGACCCGATCCGCAGCCCAAGCCCAGGATCTCGAAGAGCAGGCTGAACACGACGAGTTTCTGATAGACGATGGGCTGCGTCCACCATTCGCCGACGCACCCCAATCCGCCCAGCCCCGGGGTCAGCGCGATGACCGCCGCCGCCCCGACCGCGTACGCCGCGATCTTGATCAGGTAGATCAGGTAGACCCCCGACGGGGTGCCGAAACCATGCTCCGCCCAGTGCCGACTGCAGACCCGGACCCGGTCCGGCCACGGCATACCGCGCCAGGTTTCGGGGTCGACGTCGGGTAACGACGGTTTGATGAACCCCATGCTGCCTCGCTTCCTGCCGTGTACCGCGTTCAGTTATAGCGGTCTGGGCGGGCCCGGAATGGGCGTTTCGGTCCGCGCCCGGCTTAGGATCTGGCTCCGGTAGTTTCCTCCAGCCGCGGACATCGCCCGATGTGCGCGACATCAGTCGATGGCGGCAAGTTCTTGAGCGATTCAATGAGTGCGGATTCGAAGACGGCAGCCTCGCGGCCGGCGACGGGTATGGCGCGCCTGCCCGTGGCGGTCGTCGCGGCTGTCGCAGCCGCGGTGCACATGGCGGTGGCGACCAGGTACGGCTGGTTTCCCGATGAGTTCTATTTCGTCATCTGCGGTCGGCACCCGGCTTGGGGTTATGTCGATCAGCCCCCGCTGGTGCCGCTACTGGCGCATCTGGCCGAGACGCTGCCCGGTGGTGGCCTCCTGATGCTGCGGTTGTTCGCCGTCGCCGCACACGTCGGTTGCATCGTGTCCGCGGCCGCGCTGACAGCGGAGTTCGGGGGCCGGCGTCTGGCCCAGGTTATCGCCGGCGCCGCTGTCGCCGCCTGTCCGGCATTCGTCGGCCTGTCGATGTA from Mycolicibacter sp. MU0083 includes:
- the tpiA gene encoding triose-phosphate isomerase, whose amino-acid sequence is MSRKPLIAGNWKMNLNHFEAIALVQKVAFALPDKYFDHVDVTVLPPFTDLRSVQTLVDGDKLRLTFGAQDISQHDSGAYTGEVSGAFLAKLGCTYVVVGHSERRSYHGEDDALVAKKAAAALKHGLTPIICVGEHLEIREAGGHVEYCVEQVRGSLAGLSAEQIGASVIAYEPVWAIGTGRVAGAADAQEVCAAIRVELGKLASPKIADTVRVLYGGSVNAKNVAELIGQPDVDGGLVGGASLDGEQFATLAALAAGGPLP
- a CDS encoding phosphoglycerate kinase, whose amino-acid sequence is MAVKSVQDLIAEGVAGRGVLVRSDLNVPLDDGKITDAGRITASVPTLRALVEAGAKVVVTAHLGRPKDGPDPKLSLAPVAAALGEQLGRHVQLAGDVVGTDALARAEGLTDGDVLLLENIRFDPRETSKDDGERLALARALAELVAAPDGTPGAFVSDGFGVVHRKQASVYDVATLLPSYAGTLVDAEIKVLAQLTESSERPYAVVLGGSKVSDKLGVIKSLATKADSIVIGGGMCFTFLAAQGLPVGTSLLEADMVDTCRQLLDEYGDVLRLPVDIVVADKFDAAATGELVAADAIPEGKMGLDVGPGSVERFAALLGNAKTIFWNGPMGVFEFPAFAAGTRGVAEAIAAATTKGAFSVVGGGDSAAAVRALGLPEDGFSHISTGGGASLEYLEGKALPGLQVLEDGGAR
- the gap gene encoding type I glyceraldehyde-3-phosphate dehydrogenase; the protein is MTVRVGVNGFGRIGRNFFRALDAQKAQGANTDIEIVAVNDLTDNASLAHLLKFDSILGRLPHDVSLEGDDTIVVGNTKIKALEVKEGPAALPWGDLGVDVVVESTGIFTNAAKAKGHLDAGAKKVIISAPATDEDITIVLGVNDDKYDGSQNIISNASCTTNCLGPLAKVLNDEFGIVKGLMTTIHAYTQDQNLQDGPHSDLRRARAAAVNIVPTGTGAAKAIGLVLPELKGKLDGYALRVPIPTGSVTDLTAELAKSASVEDINAAMKAAAEGPMKGILKYYDAPIVSSDIVTDPHSSLYDSGLTKVIDNQAKVVSWYDNEWGYSNRLVDLIALVGKSL
- a CDS encoding DUF3556 domain-containing protein, giving the protein MGFIKPSLPDVDPETWRGMPWPDRVRVCSRHWAEHGFGTPSGVYLIYLIKIAAYAVGAAAVIALTPGLGGLGCVGEWWTQPIVYQKLVVFSLLFEILGLGCGSGPLTARFWPPIGGVLYWLRPNTIRLPPWPGKVPLTGGDTRTVIDVALYAAVLGTGCRALLSSGQGDPGPAGLLDPMLVAPMIVALALLGLRDKTIFLAARAEHYGLTLLVFFFPYVDQMAAFKLILLGLWWGAATSKLNHHFPYVVAVMTSNNALLRSKIFLGIKHLMYRDHVNDLRPTRIPQLMAHVGGTTAEFVVPALLVLVAGDHPWRWFLIAFMVIFHLNILSNLPMGVPLEWNVFFLFSLFFLFGRHPEISVYDLRSPLLAAILFVGLLVIPVAGNMFPKQISFLPAMRYYAGNWAASFWCFRTGTEEIVEDRVVKSSALVISQLAKFYDQSTADIVADKVPGAFRAMHLQGRALNGLLPRAVDDIADYNVRDGEIIAGPLIGWNFGEGHLHNEQLLAAVQRRCRFADGDLRVIVLEGQPIHRREQAYRIVDAKSGLIEAGYVAVADLLSRQPWPEPGDELPVRRTEGPVGRITH